In Eschrichtius robustus isolate mEscRob2 chromosome 11, mEscRob2.pri, whole genome shotgun sequence, the following proteins share a genomic window:
- the HPX gene encoding hemopexin, whose protein sequence is MARALGTPVVLWLLGLCWSLANAHPLSLANAPRHEAEGGNATKLDPDVMERCSDGWGFDATTLDEHGTMLFFRGEFVWKGHNWTQELISERWKDVPGPVDAAFRHGHDRVFLIKGDRVWEYPPEKKSKYPKLLQEEFPGIPSPVDAAVECHHEECLHEGVLFFQGNHMRFWDFTTKTVKKRSWQAVGNCSSAMRWLSHYYCFWGNQFLRFNPVTGDMYPKYPLDVRDYFMPCPGRGHAHRNVTHHRDKRCSPDLVLSALLSDKHGATYAFSGSHYWRLDTSRDGWHSWPIEHLWPHGPSTVDTAFSWDDKLYLIQGTEVYIFLTKGGYTLVDGYPKRLEKEFGSPHGINLDTVDAAFTCPGSSLLHVMAGRQLWWLDLKLGAQATWTELPWPHEKVDAALCTEKSLGPNSCSANGLGLYLVQGPNLYCYRDVEKLTVTEALPQPQKVNSLLGCPH, encoded by the exons ATGGCTCGGGCACTGGGAACACCAGTTGTACTGTGGTTGTTGGGCTTGTGCTGGTCTCTGGCTAACGCCCATCCTCTTTCTCT GGCTAATGCCCCTAGGCATGAAGCTGAAGGTGGGAATGCAACCAAGTTGGACCCAGATGTGATGG aACGCTGCTCGGATGGCTGGGGCTTTGATGCTACCACCCTGGATGAGCATGGGACTATGCTGTTTTTTAGAG GGGAGTTCGTGTGGAAGGGTCACAATTGGACTCAGGAGTTAATCTCAGAGAGGTGGAAGGATGTCCCCGGCCCCGTGGATGCTGCATTCCGCCATGGTCATGACAGAGTCTTTCTGATCAAG GGGGACAGAGTCTGGGAATACCCTCCTGAGAAGAAGAGCAAATATCCAAAGTTGCTCCAAGAGGAGTTTCCTGGAATCCCATCCCCAGTGGATGCAGCTGTGGAATGTCACCATGAAGAATGCCTACATGAGGGTGTCCTCTTCTTCCAAG GCAACCACATGAGGTTCTGGGACTTCACTACAAAAACCGTAAAGAAACGTTCCTGGCAGGCTGTTGGCAACTGCTCTTCTGCCATGCGATGGCTCAGCCACTACTACTGCTTCTGGGGTAACCAATTCCTGCGCTTCAACCCTGTCACGGGAGATATGTATCCTAAATACCCGCTGGATGTCCGAGACTACTTTATGCCCTGCCCTGGCAGAG GCCATGCACACAGGAATGTGACCCACCATAGGGATAAACGCTGTAGCCCAGATCTAGTCTTGTCTGCACTGCTGTCTGACAAACATGGTGCCACCTATGCCTTCAGTG GATCCCACTACTGGCGTCTGGACACCAGCCGGGACGGGTGGCATAGCTGGCCCATCGAGCATCTGTGGCCCCATGGTCCTTCAACAGTGGATACTGCCTTTTCCTGGGATGATAAGCTCTATCTGATCCAG GGCACCGAGGTATATATCTTCCTGACAAAGGGAGGCTATACCCTAGTAGATGGTTATCCAAAGCGGCTGGAGAAGGAATTCGGGAGCCCTCATGGGATCAACCTTGATACTGTGGATGCAGCCTTTACCTGTCCTGGGTCTTCTCTGCTCCACGTCATGGCAG GACGGCAGCTGTGGTGGCTGGACCTGAAGTTAGGAGCTCAAGCCACGTGGACAGAGCTTCCTTGGCCCCATGAAAAGGTTGACGCAGCCCTGTGTACGGAAAAGTCTCTGGGCCCCAACTCGTGTTCCGCCAATGGTCTTGGCTTGTACCTCGTTCAAGGCCCCAATTTGTACTGCTACAGAGACGTGGAGAAATTGACTGTGACCGaggcccttccccagccccagaaAGTAAACAGCCTCCTGGGCTGCCCTCACTGA
- the TRIM3 gene encoding tripartite motif-containing protein 3, translating into MAKREDSPGPEVQPMDKQFLVCSICLDRYRCPKVLPCLHTFCERCLQNYIPAQSLTLSCPVCRQTSILPEQGVSALQNNFFISSLMEAMQQAPDGAHDPEDPHPLSAVAGRPLSCPNHEGKTMEFYCEACETAMCGECRAGEHREHGTVLLRDVVEQHKAALQRQLEAVRGRLPQLSAAIALVGGISQQLQERKAEALAQISAAFEDLEQALQQRKQALVSDLEAICGAKQKVLQTQLDTLRQGQEHIGSSCSFAEQALRLGSAPEVLLVRKHMRERLAALAAQAFPERPHENAQLELVLEVDGLRRSVLNLGALLTTSATAHETVATGEGLRQALVGQPASLTVTTKDKDGRLVRTGSAELRAEITGPDGTRLPVPVVDHKNGTYELVYTARTEGELLLSVLLYGQPVRGSPFRVRALRPGDLPPSPDDVKRRVKSPGGPGSHVRQKAVRRPSSMYSTGGKRKDNPIEDELVFRVGSRGREKGEFTNLQGVSAASSGRIVVADSNNQCIQVFSNEGQFKFRFGVRGRSPGQLQRPTGVAVDTNGDIIVADYDNRWVSIFSPEGKFKTKIGAGRLMGPKGVAVDRNGHIIVVDNKSCCVFTFQPNGKLVGRFGGRGATDRHFAGPHFVAVNNKNEIVVTDFHNHSVKVYSADGEFLFKFGSHGEGNGQFNAPTGVAVDSNGNIIVADWGNSRIQVFDSSGSFLSYINTSAEPLYGPQGLALTSDGHVVVADAGNHCFKAYRYLQ; encoded by the exons ATGCCTCCAGAACTACATCCCTGCCCAGAGCCTGACGCTGTCCTGTCCAGTGTGTCGGCAGACGTCCATCCTCCCTGAGCAAGGCGTCTCTGCGCTGCAGAACAACTTCTTCATCAGCAGCCTCATGGAGGCCATGCAGCAGGCACCTGATGGGGCCCACGACCCCGAGGACCCCCACCCCCTCAGCGCAGTGGCTGGCCGCCCCCTCTCCTGCCCCAACCATGAAGGCAAG ACGATGGAGTTTTACTGTGAGGCCTGTGAGACGGCCATGTGCGGCGAGTGCCGCGCCGGCGAGCATCGGGAGCACGGCACCGTGCTGCTGCGCGACGTGGTGGAGCAGCACAAGGCCGCCCTGCAGCGCCAGCTCGAGGCGGTGCGCGGCCG ACTACCACAGCTGTCCGCTGCCATCGCCTTAGTGGGGGGCAtcagccagcagctgcaggagcgCAAGGCGGAGGCCCTGGCCCAGATCAGCGCAGCCTTCGAGGACCTGGAGCAAGCACTGCAGCAGCGCAAGCAGGCCCTGGTCAGCGACCTGGAGGCCATTTGTGGAGCcaagcagaag GTGTTGCAGACCCAGTTAGACACACTGCGCCAGGGGCAGGAGCACATCGGCAGTAGCTGCAGCTTCGCTGAGCAGGCACTGCGCCTGGGCTCGGCCCCGGAGGTGTTGCTCGTGCGCAAGCACATGCGAGAGCGGCTGGCGGCGTTGGCAGCACAGGCCTTCCCGGAGCGGCCGCACGAGAACGCGCAGCTGGAACTGGTCCTCGAGGTCGACGGGCTGCGGCGATCGGTGCTCAATCTGGGTGCGCTGCTCACTACGAGCGCCACTGCACATGAGACGGTGGCCACTGGCGAGGGCCTGCGCCAGGCGCTGGTGGGCCAGCCCGCCTCTCTCACTGTCACTACCAAAGACAAGGATGGGCGGCTGGTGCGCACAGGCAGCGCCGAGCTGCGCGCGGAGATCACGGGCCCCGACGGCACACGCCTGCCGGTGCCCGTGGTGGACCACAAGAACGGCACATACGAGCTGGTGTACACGGCGCGCACCGAAGGCGAGCTGCTCCTCTCGGTGCTGCTCTACGGACAGCCGGTGCGCGGCAGCCCCTTCCGCGTGCGGGCCCTGCGTCCTGGGGACCTGCCACCTTCCCCGGACGACGTCAAGCGCCGCGTCAAGTCCCCTGGCGGCCCGGGTAGCCACGTGCGCCAGAAGGCGGTGCGTCGGCCCAGCTCCATGTACAGCACCGGCGGCAAACGGAAGGACAACCCCATTGAGGACGAGCTCGTCTTCCGCGTTG GCAGTCGTGGAAGGGAGAAGGGTGAATTCACCAATTTACAGGGTGTGTCCGCAGCCAGCAGCGGCCGCATAGTGGTAGCAGACAGCAACAACCAATGTATCCAG gttttctccaaTGAAGGCCAGTTCAAGTTCCGCTTTGGGGTCCGAGGACGCTCGCCTGGGCAGCTGCAGCGTCCCACAGGTGTGGCCGTGGACACCAATGGAGACATTATCGTGGCAGACTATGACAACCGTTGGGTCAGCATCTTCTCCCCTGAGGGCAAGTTCAAG ACCAAGATTGGAGCTGGCCGCCTCATGGGCCCCAAGGGAGTGGCTGTAGACCGGAATGGGCATATCATTGTGGTCGACAACAAGTCCTGCTGCGTCTTTACCTTCCAGCCCAATGGCAAGCTGGTTGGCCGTTTTGGGGGCCGTGGGGCCACTGACCGCCACTTTGCAG GGCCCCATTTTGTGGCTGTGAACAACAAGAATGAGATTGTAGTGACGGATTTCCATAACCATTCCGTGAAG GTGTACAGTGCCGACGGAGAGTTCCTCTTCAAGTTCGGCTCCCACGGCGAGGGCAATGGGCAGTTCAATGCCCCCACGGGAGTAGCTGTGGACTCCAATGGAAACATCATCGTGGCTGACTGGGGCAACAGCCGCATCCAG GTGTTCGACAGCTCTGGCTCCTTCCTGTCCTATATCAACACATCTGCAGAGCCGCTGTATGGCCCGCAGGGCCTGGCACTGACCTCGGATGGCCACGTGGTGGTGGCCGACGCGGGCAACCACTGCTTTAAGGCCTATCGCTACCTCCAGTAG